The BD1-7 clade bacterium genomic interval TCAAATGCGCTTTGATCTCAGCGAAGGGTTTCCGTGCCTGACGACTAAAAAGCTGCATTTGCGTTCCATTATTCATGAACTGCTTTGGTTCTTGAAAGGCGATACTAATATTGCTTACCTGAAGGACAACGGCGTTAGAATTTGGGATGAATGGGCAGATGATAACGGCGATTTGGGCCCGGTGTATGGTTATCAGTGGCGCTCGTGGCCAACGCCAAACGGTGAGCACGTTGATCAGATTACCCAAGTTGTGGAACAAATCAAAAACAACCCCGATTCCCGGCGCCATATTGTGAGTGCTTGGAATGTCGCTAACGTCAATGATATGGCCTTGCCGCCATGCCATACGATGTTTCAATTCTATGTGGCCGACGGCAAATTGTCATGCCAGCTATATCAGCGCAGTGCCGATGTGTTTTTGGGGGTACCGTTCAATATTGCTTCATATGCGCTGTTGACCATGATGGTTGCCCAGGTATGTGATCTTGAGCCCGGTGATTTTGTACATACGTTTGGCGATGCACATCTATACAGCAATCATTTTGAGCAAGTCGACCTTCAATTGTCACGAAAGCCGGATACACTGCCGAGTATGAAAATCAATCCAGATGTAAAAGACTTGTTTGCTTTTACCTTCGATGATTTTGAGTTGGTCGATTACCACCCTCAGCCTCATATCCCAGCGCCTGTAGCAGTTTAAGTTTTAGATAGAAAATCTAACAAAAAAGATACGTAGAGAGTCACAAGGAAAGCAATGAAAGTCGCAATGATGGTTGCCATGGCTGAGAATGGCGTTATCGGCAAAAATAACCAGCTTCCCTGGTATCTTCCTGAAGATTTACGCTGGTTTAAAAAAAATACACTCGGTAAGCCGATTGTTATGGGGCGTAAAACGTTTGAGTCGATTGGTCGACCATTGCCGGGTCGTACCAATATCGTTATAAGCCGGGATGCCTCTCTGGTATTACCTGAAGGGGTGCGTTTAGCCACCACGCTAGATGAGGCCTTAGAAATCGCTGAAGCCGTCGCATTGATTGACGGTGTTGATGAATTAATGGTGATTGGCGGTCAGCAGATCTATGCATTGTGCATGGCGCGTGCTGATCGCTTATATCTCACCAAAGTACACGCAGATGTCGAAGGGGATGCGACGTTTGAAGGTTTTGCTGAATCAGACTGGCAGGAAATCAGCCAGGAAACTCATCAAGCCAGCGGCGCTAATCCTCACGACTATAGCTTTTGTATTTACCAGCGGGCTGGATGTTAAGGAACTGAAATAAAAGGTTCATATAGCGGTGTTAACCTTGCGCCGCTTTCGACGATCAGACTGCTCCGGTGGAAAGAGTAAATCTAACGACGTTAAAAAGACGTTAAGACGAAAAAAAGTTTTCAAATCGCAGGTAGCTACTCCAATGAATACACAGATAAAGAAGCTCCTATTGGTGCTTAGTATCAGTGCCGGTACATTTGCCGTTGCCGCTGATCTGGATGATGTAAATAAAAGCCATGAGCGTCAGGCGAAAGCAGCGCAGAAGTCGCAGCTAAAAGTGGATGCGCTGGCAGAAAAGACCGATAGCCTCGAACAGGAATATCGTCAGAACCTCAAACTGGTTGAAGACCTGAAAGTCTATAACCGCAAGTTTGAGATTCAGACTGAAAACCAGGAAAAACGCCTGCAGAGATTGGAGAAATCCATTGCAGATGTTCAGGTTATTCAGCGCCAAATTACGCCATTGATCGAGCGTATGATCGACTCTCTCGAACAGTTTGTATCATTGGATGTGCCTTTCGAAAAAGCAGAGCGTGAGCAACGTATTGCCTTTTTACGTGAGAACGCAGATCGCCCTGAGCTGAGCACCGCTGAGAAGTTTCGTCAGGTTCTTGAAGCTTACAAAATTGAAAACGAATACGGTCGCAAGATTGATAGCTACACAGCGACCATCGACATTGACGGCACCGAGCGTGATGTAACCATGCTGCGGGTTGGTCGTATTGCGTTGCTTTATCAAACAGCCGATCAGAACTACACCGGTATGTGGGATAAAAACTCCAAGCAGTTTGTTGCGTTGTCAGCAGGTGATTATAAATCTGCCGTTCGCAAGGGTATTCGCATCGCCAACAAGCAAGCCAACATCGATATTCTTGAACTACCCATTTCGGCTCCGGAGGCTCAATAATGAAGTCGTTACTTAATATCGCCTCATCTGTTGTATTAGGGGCTTCCCTGCTACTGCCGGTTGCGGCACAGGCACAACAACAGGCTGTGAGCTTGGACGAACTGCTGAAAAAGGTTGAATCTGGCCGCATTCAGGAGTCTAAAGAAAATCGTCAGCGTGAAAAAGCGTTTGCAGCAGATAAAAGCCAGCAAGCAAAATTGTTAGCCAATGTAAAAGCAGAACTGGCTCAACAAGAAAAACGCAGTGCTGAGCTAGATAAGTTGTTCGAAGAGAACGACAAGAAAATTGCTGAAGCTGAAAAACGTTTGCATGAACGTATGGGGACACTGGGCGAGCTCTTCGGTCACATCACCAGTGCAGCTGGCGATACTCGCGGCAACTTTGAAAACTCGTTGGTCAGCATTGATCACCCAGGTCGTGAAAAATTCCTGGATAACCTGGTTAAAGTGACCAGTGAAGGTACTGAACTTCCGAGCATTGAGCAGATTGAAGGTTTGTGGTTTGAACTTCAGCGCGAAATGACTGAGCAAGGCCAAATCGTACGATTGACTGCTGACGTTGCTCGCGGAGAAGGAACACAACAGGAAGGTATCGTTCGTATCGGTACATTCAACGCCATTACTGACAAGGGTGAATACCTGAAGTACGAAGCTGGGCGTCTGTCAGTTCTGCCTCGTCAGCCATCGGGTAAATACGTTAGCGAAGCGGGCGCACTTGCCGGTTTGCAAAGTGGCTTCACTAAAGTCGGTATCGACCCGACTGGTCCTAGTGGCGGTAGCTTGTTGTCTGCACTGATTGATACGCCAACAATTGTTGAGCGTTGGCATCAAGGTGGTTTGGTTGGTTACGTGATTTCAGGCATTGGTGTACTGGCTATCCTGCTGGCTATTTTCCGCCTGATCGTTTTGTCTGCTGTTAGTGGCAAGGTACGTTCACAGCTGAAATCAGACACACCGAATGAAAACAACCCGCTGGGTCGTGTTTTAGCTGCTGCACAGAGCAACAAAGACGCAGATGTTGAAACCATGGAGCTGAAACTCAACGAAGCCATCTTGAAAGAGTTGCCGAAGCTGACTTCCGGCGAGTCTTTGTTGAAGATCATTGCTGCGGTTGCACCGTTGCTGGGTTTGTTGGGTACAGTTACCGGTATGATTCTGACCTTCCAGGCAATTACTATCTACGGTGCAGGTGATCCGAAAGCAATGGCGGGCGGTATCTCATCCGCGCTGATTACAACTGTACTGGGTCTGATTGTTGCGATTCCAACGATTCTGATGCACACCATCGTGGCAGGACGTTCGAAGCACATCATCCACGTATTGGAAGAACAAGCGGCTGGTATTGTTGCTGAACATCAGGAAGGCTGATCCTCATGTTTGCGCAAATCAGTCAATTCATGGATGCCGGCGGTGAGGTTTTATACCTCATCGCAGTACTCACATTCCTGATGTGGACGCTGATCTTTGAGCGTTTATGGTATTTTCATACCGCACTGAAGCATGATGTGAGCGCGGCGCAAGCTGCTTGNGAAGGGCGCAATGAGCGTAAATCCTGGCATGCAAAACAGATTCGTCGCCAGCTGATATCGGTTGTTTCTCTGTCGATTAACCAGAATATGCCAATGATTCGCACTATGGTAGCGCTATGCCCCTTGTTCGGTCTGTTAGGGACTGTCTGGGGCATGATTGAAGTGTTCAATATCATGGCGGTTACCGGCGGTGGCGATGCGAAAGCAATGGCGGGTGGTGTTTCCAAAGCGACGATTCCGACAATGGCAGGTATGGTAGCTGCGTTATCTGGCGTATTTGCCAATACCATTCTAACGCGAATCAGCGAGCGTGAAACTTTACTGCTGGAAGACAGCCTTGTAATGGATCATTGATATGTCTAGATCATCTTTGCCCAAATCTCAGGAGCCAAATGGTGAAATCGACCTGACGCCGATGCTCGACGTCGTTTTCATCATGCTGATCTTCTTCATCGTGACGGCGACGTTTATTAAAGAGCCCGGCATTGATGTTGTTCGACCGGCGGCTAAAACCTCTGAGGCGGTGACCAACCAGAATATTCTGATTGCGATCAACGCTGATGGTGAAATTTGGCTGAACAAACAAAAGCTGAAAGATCATCAGGTTAGCTCGGAGATCGCCAAGATGCATGCCGAGAATCCGAAAGGTGCGGTTGTTATCCAAGCGGATAAAGAATCCACTGCCGAGCGGGTTGCGCGTGTCATCGATGCGGCTAAACAGGCGGGTGTATCTGATATTTCACTGGCAACGAGCAAATAAACACTATGCAGTATTTACGACTAATTATCGGTGCGTGTTTGGCGGCAGTTGTAACAGTTGGACTGCTGATGCTGATGGAACGCCTCATTCATTCGGAATACGAGCCACTGGAGGACCAGGGCAGCCGGAAAATCGCGGATATCAGCATGGGTGAGACGGATATCGAAACCCAGACACAGGATAGAAAGCCAGATAAGCCCGACGAAGCTGAAGAGCCACCGCCGGAGCTGGAACAAATGGATATGCAAGACAGTGCGGTTGATACCGAAGGTGTGAATGTAACGCCGACGATGAAAGCCGATCTCAGTTTTGGTGGCGGCCCGGGTTTGTCATCCGCAGATGGTGAATACCTGCCGATGGTTAAGGTTCAACCTCAGTATCCACGTCGTGCACAATCACGAGGTATTGAAGGCTACTGTGTTGTTGAATATACCGTGACCAAAACCGGTTCTACGCGTGATCCTGTTGCGATCGACTGTGTGCCGAAGGGCATATTTGAACGGACATCCGTTAAAGCGGTGTCGAAGTTTAAATATAAACCTCGGGTTGAGAACGGCGAGCCGATTGAAGTTCAGGGCGTACAGAACAAGTTCAAATACAAGTTGGCGGATTAATTATCAGCCGAGAATAGTCGGCAAGATAAGTAATTTGGTACACAACGTGAGAGAGGTAACGCAGCCAACCTGATTGATGGGCTGTGTTTACCTTTTTACCGAAGACAGACGGTGATTCGATGAAAAAGGGTTATTGGAAAGCAGCATCACTGGCGTTAGCCGTGAGTCTGGTGCCTATGGTGCCAGAGATGGCGCAGGCTGCCAATAAAGAGGCGCAGGCCCAGTACAAAAAGAAGCAGACCAAAGCGCTGCGTGCTCCCATCTTTGAAAAACTGATGGAAGCGCAAGAACTGCAAGAAGCAGGGCAGTTCGATGATGCACTCAAACTACTGGACCGGTTAAAACGCCGTACCGGTAAACGTGCGTTGAAGCCACATGAAATGGTGCAGTTGTACAACTTTTACGCTTACGCGTATCTGGCTAAGGAAGATTATCTTCAGGCCATTAAAAGCTTTGAGAAGCTGCTGAAAGAAGACGAGCTAACACTCGGATTGGCGGTAGCGACGAAGTACACATTGGCGCAGTTATACTTTGCCAATGACGATATTCCAGCCGGTATCGATATGCTCAATCAGTGGTTTGAGATTACTGATAAGCCCACACCGGATGCACATATTTTGTTAGCTCAAGGCTATTTGCAGACTAAAAACGTCGATAAAGCGTTGCCTGAGCTTCAAAAAGGCTTCAAGTTAGCGGAACAGATGGGTAAGGAGCCGAAAGAAAACTGGTATTCCTTATTGCAGTACGCGTATGCCGAGAAGAAACAACACAAGAAACAGGTCGATGTACTGGAAATTCTTGTTAACCGCTGGCCGAAGAAGAATTACTGGCTTGCACTGGTTGGCGTTTACGGTGAGCTGAACGACGAAAGCCTACAGTTGTATGCATTGCAGTCTGCCTATCTTCAAAACATGCTGGATAAAGAGAGTTATATCGTCACTCTGGCACAGATGCTGTCGGGTGATG includes:
- the thyA gene encoding Thymidylate synthase — its product is MQQYHDLMRHIRDTGVDKGDRTGTGTRSVFGYQMRFDLSEGFPCLTTKKLHLRSIIHELLWFLKGDTNIAYLKDNGVRIWDEWADDNGDLGPVYGYQWRSWPTPNGEHVDQITQVVEQIKNNPDSRRHIVSAWNVANVNDMALPPCHTMFQFYVADGKLSCQLYQRSADVFLGVPFNIASYALLTMMVAQVCDLEPGDFVHTFGDAHLYSNHFEQVDLQLSRKPDTLPSMKINPDVKDLFAFTFDDFELVDYHPQPHIPAPVAV
- the dhfrIII gene encoding Dihydrofolate reductase type 3; the protein is MKVAMMVAMAENGVIGKNNQLPWYLPEDLRWFKKNTLGKPIVMGRKTFESIGRPLPGRTNIVISRDASLVLPEGVRLATTLDEALEIAEAVALIDGVDELMVIGGQQIYALCMARADRLYLTKVHADVEGDATFEGFAESDWQEISQETHQASGANPHDYSFCIYQRAGC
- the exbB_1 gene encoding Biopolymer transport protein ExbB, whose product is MKSLLNIASSVVLGASLLLPVAAQAQQQAVSLDELLKKVESGRIQESKENRQREKAFAADKSQQAKLLANVKAELAQQEKRSAELDKLFEENDKKIAEAEKRLHERMGTLGELFGHITSAAGDTRGNFENSLVSIDHPGREKFLDNLVKVTSEGTELPSIEQIEGLWFELQREMTEQGQIVRLTADVARGEGTQQEGIVRIGTFNAITDKGEYLKYEAGRLSVLPRQPSGKYVSEAGALAGLQSGFTKVGIDPTGPSGGSLLSALIDTPTIVERWHQGGLVGYVISGIGVLAILLAIFRLIVLSAVSGKVRSQLKSDTPNENNPLGRVLAAAQSNKDADVETMELKLNEAILKELPKLTSGESLLKIIAAVAPLLGLLGTVTGMILTFQAITIYGAGDPKAMAGGISSALITTVLGLIVAIPTILMHTIVAGRSKHIIHVLEEQAAGIVAEHQEG
- the exbD_1 gene encoding Biopolymer transport protein ExbD, with product MSRSSLPKSQEPNGEIDLTPMLDVVFIMLIFFIVTATFIKEPGIDVVRPAAKTSEAVTNQNILIAINADGEIWLNKQKLKDHQVSSEIAKMHAENPKGAVVIQADKESTAERVARVIDAAKQAGVSDISLATSK
- the exbB_2 gene encoding Biopolymer transport protein ExbB, translated to MFAQISQFMDAGGEVLYLIAVLTFLMWTLIFERLWYFHTALKHDVSAAQAAXEGRNERKSWHAKQIRRQLISVVSLSINQNMPMIRTMVALCPLFGLLGTVWGMIEVFNIMAVTGGGDAKAMAGGVSKATIPTMAGMVAALSGVFANTILTRISERETLLLEDSLVMDH